One genomic region from Flagellimonas oceani encodes:
- a CDS encoding DUF1398 domain-containing protein: MFTVEQIESAHGKVKSGADFPNYIQEIKEMGVLAFETWVFDSHTEYFGKNGFETKSKPKYKNLKIADISDKDTFRKYLKIHQKGETDYLTFCNHCAETGIEKWNVDLEKMTCTYYDKSGNEILVELVPTV; this comes from the coding sequence ATGTTTACAGTAGAACAGATTGAATCTGCACACGGAAAAGTTAAATCAGGAGCTGATTTTCCCAACTATATTCAAGAAATCAAGGAAATGGGAGTCTTAGCCTTTGAAACTTGGGTTTTCGACAGTCATACCGAATATTTTGGAAAGAATGGATTTGAAACTAAATCTAAACCCAAATACAAAAATTTAAAAATTGCAGACATTTCTGATAAAGATACGTTCAGAAAATATTTGAAAATTCACCAAAAAGGAGAAACCGATTATTTAACATTTTGCAATCATTGTGCAGAAACAGGAATCGAAAAATGGAATGTTGATCTTGAGAAAATGACTTGCACTTACTATGATAAATCTGGAAATGAAATTTTAGTAGAACTTGTACCGACTGTATAG
- the aroC gene encoding chorismate synthase, which yields MAGNSFGQLFKLTTFGESHGKALGGIIDGCPSGITLDLDKVQEELNRRKPGQSAIVTQRKEPDTVEIYSGVFEGKTTGTPIGFAIHNTNQKSKDYSHIKDSYRPSHADYVYDKKYGFRDYRGGGRSSARETASRVVAGAIAKQFLSEIQINAFVSQVGEMKLDKPYQELDFSLIESNAVRCPDTEMAQKMEDYIKSIKKEGDTIGGVITCVIQNVPIGLGEPVFDKLHAKLGEAMLSINAVKGFEYGSGFAGVAMKGSQHNDAFNTDGTTKTNRSGGVQGGISNGMDIYFSVAFKPVATVLQSYDTINKEGEKVTAQGKGRHDPCVVPRAVPIVEAMAALVLADYSLLARANKI from the coding sequence ATGGCTGGAAATTCTTTTGGACAACTTTTTAAGCTCACCACTTTTGGTGAATCTCACGGAAAAGCATTGGGGGGCATTATTGATGGGTGCCCTTCGGGAATTACATTGGATTTGGACAAAGTCCAAGAGGAGCTGAATCGTAGAAAACCGGGACAGTCCGCCATTGTAACCCAAAGAAAGGAACCCGATACGGTCGAAATTTACTCCGGGGTATTCGAGGGGAAAACTACCGGAACGCCCATAGGCTTTGCCATTCACAATACCAACCAGAAGTCCAAGGATTATTCGCACATCAAAGATTCGTACCGACCATCACATGCGGATTATGTGTACGATAAAAAATATGGTTTCCGCGATTACCGCGGTGGCGGCAGAAGTTCGGCCCGTGAAACGGCCAGTAGGGTAGTGGCCGGTGCCATTGCAAAACAATTCCTGAGCGAGATCCAAATAAATGCATTTGTATCCCAAGTCGGTGAGATGAAATTGGACAAACCCTACCAAGAACTGGATTTTTCACTGATAGAATCCAATGCCGTTCGTTGTCCCGATACCGAAATGGCGCAGAAAATGGAAGACTATATCAAATCCATAAAAAAAGAAGGCGATACAATTGGAGGGGTTATCACTTGTGTCATTCAAAATGTACCGATTGGTCTTGGCGAACCTGTTTTTGATAAGCTGCATGCCAAACTGGGAGAGGCCATGTTGTCCATTAATGCCGTAAAGGGTTTTGAATACGGAAGCGGTTTTGCAGGTGTTGCCATGAAGGGCAGCCAACACAACGATGCATTCAACACCGATGGCACCACCAAAACCAATCGAAGTGGCGGTGTTCAAGGGGGCATCAGCAATGGTATGGACATTTATTTCAGTGTGGCTTTTAAACCTGTAGCTACCGTGTTGCAATCTTATGATACCATCAACAAAGAGGGCGAAAAAGTAACTGCGCAGGGCAAGGGAAGGCATGATCCGTGTGTGGTTCCAAGGGCGGTCCCCATCGTGGAGGCCATGGCTGCATTGGTACTTGCCGACTATTCGCTTTTGGCCCGGGCCAACAAAATCTAG
- a CDS encoding FAD-binding and (Fe-S)-binding domain-containing protein: MNKNLLKDLSTSLKGELLFDDLSKAIYATDASVYRKLPTAVAYPKNTDDLKTLLTFASKNKVGLIPRTAGTSLAGQCVGEGIVVDVSRHFTKIVSLDKDKKQVTVQPGVVRDELNQYLKPFGLFFGPNTSTSNRCMIGGMVGNNSSGTTSIQYGVTRDKVLAMQCVLSDGSDAYFSDISKEEFDRKREGSSLEATIYRKLYEELSVAETRHKIREEFPKPSIHRRNTGYAVDELLHNAIFGENDADFNLCKLLSGSEGTLAFTTEITLQLDDLPPPFAAMVATHYKTLEDCLSDVAPVMQHSLHLCEMMDKVILDCTKNNRAQLANRFFVEGDPAGILMLEVKADSKEDLERQLDGLLKTIEASGLSYANPILYGDDINKAIELRKAGLGLLGNMVGDKKAVACIEDTAVALEDLKDFIAEFSQIMKGYDQSAVYYAHAGAGELHLRPILNLKKSEDVVLFRSITTDVAKLTKKYNGSFSGEHGDGIVRAEFIPLMIGEANYELLKRVKSFFDPDCILNPGKIVEAYPMDESLRYVVDRKEPEVNTVMDFSDSEGILKAAEKCNGSGDCRKSHHMNGGMCPSYQATKDEKDTTRARANALREFLTNSDKTNRFDHEELKTAFDLCLSCKACASECPSNVDVSALKAEFLYNYQEANGYTLRSKLFAHNTQLNAMGSKVAGITNWMYESKTVGSLLKKAVGVAPERNLPKVGRFNFEEYLKKYRVKRTDISKRPVVLYIDEFVRYLDIQVGKDAIELLCRLGYDVELFYGESGRTYLSKGFLKQAKKLVARNMENLKDILDAGTSIVGLEPSAILSFRDEYQRLHDDKGQLIKLSSQSFLIEEFLAAEIVAGHISSDSFTKEERTVKIHGHCHQKALSNQKVTFDILNLPKNYKVTIIPSGCCGMAGSFGYEKEHYEVSMQVGGLKLFPAVKKSSEDTLIAANGTSCRHQIKDGTKREAQHPVSILRQALVI, encoded by the coding sequence TTGAATAAAAATCTGTTAAAAGACCTTTCCACCTCACTGAAAGGTGAGCTGTTGTTCGATGATTTGAGCAAGGCGATTTATGCCACCGATGCCTCTGTTTATCGCAAGTTGCCCACTGCTGTGGCTTATCCAAAAAACACGGATGACCTCAAAACCTTGCTCACTTTTGCAAGCAAAAATAAAGTCGGGCTTATACCCCGAACTGCTGGCACTTCTTTGGCAGGTCAGTGTGTGGGAGAGGGGATTGTGGTGGATGTCAGTCGCCATTTTACCAAAATTGTCAGTTTGGACAAGGATAAAAAACAGGTTACCGTACAGCCCGGGGTGGTACGCGATGAACTGAACCAGTATTTGAAACCGTTTGGTCTCTTTTTTGGTCCCAATACTTCAACGTCCAACCGATGTATGATAGGGGGAATGGTAGGAAACAATTCATCGGGGACTACATCCATACAATATGGTGTTACCCGGGACAAGGTGTTGGCCATGCAATGCGTGCTCTCCGATGGCAGTGATGCCTATTTCTCGGATATTTCCAAAGAGGAATTTGACAGAAAGAGGGAAGGAAGTTCGTTGGAAGCTACAATTTACAGAAAACTGTATGAAGAACTTTCCGTTGCGGAAACACGGCACAAAATAAGGGAAGAGTTTCCCAAACCAAGTATTCACAGAAGAAACACGGGCTATGCAGTGGACGAGCTGCTGCACAACGCCATTTTTGGAGAAAATGACGCAGATTTCAATCTGTGCAAGCTGTTGTCCGGTAGTGAAGGTACGTTGGCCTTTACAACCGAAATAACCCTCCAGTTGGATGATTTGCCACCACCATTCGCGGCAATGGTCGCCACGCACTATAAAACCTTGGAAGATTGTCTCAGTGACGTGGCTCCCGTAATGCAGCATAGCCTTCATTTGTGCGAGATGATGGACAAGGTGATCTTGGATTGTACCAAAAATAACCGAGCACAGTTGGCCAACCGATTTTTTGTAGAGGGAGATCCTGCAGGAATTTTGATGTTGGAGGTGAAAGCGGATTCCAAGGAAGATTTGGAAAGGCAATTGGATGGACTCCTAAAAACCATTGAAGCATCAGGATTGAGTTATGCCAATCCCATCTTGTACGGAGACGATATCAATAAGGCCATAGAACTTAGAAAGGCCGGTCTTGGACTTTTGGGCAACATGGTCGGTGATAAAAAAGCGGTGGCCTGTATCGAGGATACTGCCGTGGCCCTGGAGGATTTAAAGGATTTTATTGCAGAGTTTTCGCAAATTATGAAAGGGTACGACCAAAGTGCGGTGTACTATGCGCATGCGGGTGCCGGCGAACTGCATTTGCGCCCCATACTTAACCTGAAAAAATCTGAAGATGTGGTGCTTTTCCGAAGCATCACTACCGATGTGGCCAAGTTGACAAAAAAATACAACGGTAGTTTTAGTGGGGAACATGGAGATGGTATCGTCCGTGCCGAGTTTATTCCGTTGATGATCGGAGAGGCGAATTATGAGCTGCTGAAAAGGGTAAAATCTTTTTTTGACCCCGATTGTATTCTGAACCCCGGAAAAATAGTGGAGGCCTATCCAATGGATGAGTCTTTACGCTACGTAGTGGACCGAAAGGAGCCTGAGGTGAACACGGTAATGGATTTTTCGGACAGCGAAGGAATTTTAAAGGCCGCCGAAAAATGTAACGGTAGTGGGGACTGCAGAAAAAGCCACCACATGAACGGGGGCATGTGCCCAAGTTACCAAGCCACCAAAGATGAAAAGGATACTACACGTGCCAGGGCCAATGCTTTGCGCGAATTTTTGACCAATTCCGACAAAACCAATCGGTTTGACCATGAAGAATTAAAAACAGCCTTCGACCTTTGTTTGAGCTGTAAGGCCTGCGCCAGTGAATGTCCCAGTAATGTGGACGTTTCGGCATTAAAAGCGGAATTCCTCTATAATTATCAAGAAGCAAACGGATATACGCTACGAAGCAAATTGTTCGCCCATAACACGCAATTGAATGCCATGGGCAGCAAAGTGGCCGGTATCACCAATTGGATGTACGAGTCCAAAACGGTCGGGAGTCTGCTAAAAAAAGCGGTCGGGGTGGCCCCAGAGCGTAATTTGCCGAAAGTGGGACGCTTCAACTTTGAAGAATATCTTAAAAAATACCGAGTAAAGCGCACGGATATTTCCAAGAGACCGGTTGTTCTATACATTGATGAGTTCGTCAGGTATTTGGACATTCAAGTGGGCAAGGATGCCATTGAATTGTTGTGCCGATTGGGGTATGATGTGGAGCTGTTCTATGGTGAAAGTGGCAGGACCTATCTATCCAAAGGGTTTTTAAAACAGGCCAAAAAATTGGTGGCCCGCAACATGGAGAACCTCAAGGATATTTTGGATGCAGGGACGTCCATTGTGGGGTTGGAGCCGTCTGCCATTCTTTCTTTCAGGGACGAATATCAGCGCCTGCACGATGATAAGGGACAATTAATTAAGTTGTCCTCACAATCCTTTTTGATCGAGGAATTCTTGGCGGCGGAGATAGTGGCCGGGCACATTTCGTCCGATAGTTTCACCAAAGAAGAGCGCACGGTGAAAATCCATGGGCATTGCCATCAAAAAGCATTGAGCAACCAAAAAGTAACTTTTGATATCTTAAATCTGCCGAAGAACTATAAAGTAACGATCATACCGTCCGGTTGCTGTGGTATGGCCGGTTCGTTCGGGTACGAAAAAGAACATTATGAGGTAAGTATGCAGGTTGGTGGGTTAAAACTCTTCCCTGCGGTGAAGAAGAGCTCCGAAGATACGTTGATCGCGGCGAATGGGACAAGCTGTAGGCATCAAATAAAAGATGGGACGAAAAGGGAGGCACAACACCCGGTTTCAATCCTGAGACAGGCCCTTGTCATCTAG
- a CDS encoding rhomboid family intramembrane serine protease — translation MLNLHIATIAIMAANVLVSLRGFNSPVFFDRYKFSISSIQAGQKERMLTSGFLHVDISHLFLNMFTLYFFAPVVINWFGSIRFLIIYLVSLIAGSLLALFFHKDEPYYSAVGASGAVMGVLYAAILLNPDMQLGIMFIPIPLPAYVLGIAYLLYSIWGMKSRMGNIGHTAHFGGAIGGYATTLLFRPELFVTDTLIVVLLAIPIIVLFVLDKMGRL, via the coding sequence ATGCTCAATTTACATATTGCTACCATTGCCATTATGGCCGCCAATGTACTGGTTTCCCTACGTGGATTTAACAGTCCCGTTTTTTTTGATAGATACAAGTTCAGTATCAGTTCCATACAGGCCGGTCAAAAGGAACGCATGTTGACCTCGGGTTTTTTACATGTGGATATTTCGCATTTGTTCCTGAACATGTTCACGCTCTACTTTTTTGCTCCCGTGGTGATCAATTGGTTCGGTTCCATCAGGTTTTTGATCATTTACTTGGTCAGTTTGATCGCGGGCAGTCTTTTGGCTTTGTTTTTCCATAAAGATGAGCCTTATTACAGTGCCGTTGGCGCAAGTGGTGCAGTGATGGGGGTGCTGTATGCTGCCATATTGTTGAATCCTGATATGCAATTGGGCATCATGTTTATTCCCATACCATTGCCGGCCTACGTGTTGGGTATAGCCTATTTATTGTATTCCATTTGGGGGATGAAGAGCAGGATGGGCAATATTGGACATACCGCACACTTTGGAGGGGCCATAGGTGGTTACGCGACCACACTGCTCTTTAGGCCTGAGCTTTTTGTGACGGATACCTTGATCGTGGTGTTGTTGGCCATTCCTATCATTGTGCTTTTTGTGTTGGATAAGATGGGGAGGCTGTAG
- a CDS encoding dicarboxylate/amino acid:cation symporter: protein MKKLELHWQILIGMAAGVLFALLMVQFEWGPKIVSDWIKPFGNIFINSLKLIAVPLILASLIKGVSDLKDISKLSKMGGRTIGIYIMTTIIAVTIGLLVVNTVKPGSSITEDTRNELVENYKGDADNIKTAADKQKQAGPLQALEDLVPSNIFKAASDNGNMLQVIFFAIFFGIGLILIPEKTAKPVKKFFDGFNEVILKLIDIIMLAAPYGVFALLAALVVESPSLDLFKALAWYSFCVLLGLALMLCVYLLIAWVFTKRSPAFFMKGMSPAQLLAFSTSSSAATLPVTMERVEEHLGVEEEVTSFVLPIGATINMDGTSLYQAVAAVFIAQAFGMDLSLSAQLGIIVTATLASIGSAAVPGAGMVMLVIVLAQAGIPEAGLALIFAVDRPLDMCRTVVNVSGDATVSMVVAKSVGKLGEPKVKNWDDNYHKKQ from the coding sequence ATGAAGAAACTGGAATTACACTGGCAAATCCTAATAGGAATGGCCGCAGGTGTTTTGTTTGCTCTGTTAATGGTTCAATTTGAATGGGGACCCAAAATTGTCTCCGATTGGATCAAGCCCTTCGGTAATATTTTCATCAACTCTTTAAAATTGATTGCGGTGCCCTTAATCTTGGCATCTTTGATCAAAGGCGTTTCCGATCTAAAGGATATCTCCAAACTATCCAAAATGGGTGGTAGGACCATCGGAATTTATATCATGACCACGATTATTGCGGTTACTATAGGTTTGCTTGTAGTGAATACTGTAAAGCCTGGAAGTTCCATTACCGAAGATACCCGGAATGAATTGGTGGAGAACTATAAAGGTGATGCCGACAACATTAAAACCGCTGCGGACAAACAAAAGCAGGCAGGTCCCTTACAGGCATTGGAGGATTTGGTGCCCAGCAATATTTTTAAGGCCGCAAGTGACAATGGCAACATGCTCCAGGTCATATTCTTTGCCATTTTCTTTGGAATCGGACTGATTTTGATTCCCGAAAAAACAGCAAAACCCGTTAAAAAATTCTTTGATGGCTTCAATGAGGTCATTCTTAAACTGATAGATATTATTATGTTGGCCGCTCCCTACGGTGTGTTTGCCCTATTGGCGGCCCTTGTGGTGGAATCCCCAAGTTTGGACCTGTTCAAGGCATTGGCTTGGTATTCCTTCTGTGTACTGCTTGGCCTTGCATTGATGTTATGTGTTTACCTCTTGATCGCTTGGGTTTTTACAAAAAGAAGCCCGGCCTTTTTTATGAAAGGGATGTCACCCGCACAATTATTGGCATTTTCTACTAGTTCCAGTGCGGCGACCTTGCCCGTTACCATGGAAAGGGTAGAGGAGCACTTGGGCGTAGAAGAGGAAGTCACCAGTTTTGTATTGCCCATCGGAGCCACCATTAATATGGACGGTACCAGTTTGTATCAGGCTGTGGCCGCCGTTTTTATCGCGCAGGCCTTTGGTATGGACCTTAGCCTATCCGCGCAACTAGGAATCATTGTAACGGCTACCTTGGCCTCCATTGGCAGTGCCGCGGTTCCCGGGGCGGGAATGGTAATGTTGGTGATCGTATTGGCACAAGCGGGAATTCCCGAAGCTGGACTTGCACTTATTTTTGCCGTGGACAGACCGTTGGACATGTGCAGAACGGTTGTGAATGTTTCCGGTGATGCGACCGTATCCATGGTCGTGGCAAAATCAGTTGGTAAATTGGGCGAGCCGAAAGTAAAGAATTGGGACGACAATTATCATAAGAAACAATAG
- a CDS encoding DUF4139 domain-containing protein, whose product MKNTVILFLLAPLFLLANSTKTPSKIKEVTVYLSGAQITRTASCTLHEGSNEVIFTGLSHKIDESSIQISGLGHVSILSIAYDINYLEKSESNPKIKEWEDRIEALEYEISLLKNTIAGLEEEEKVITSNRIVNGDSQVLDLERMKQIGAYYRERITKIKNEIFKTNLNINKFNLEINDLRQQLAEANNGIQTPQGEITITFDAPITTTLNATLSYLVKDAGWVPNYDIKSSGLNAPISLAYKGNVYQNTGQDWKNVKISLSTGNPQYNISKPTIEAHYLNFVSAYNKRNAATTSKKGYAFNPYVKKVTGTVTDESGAPLPGVNIVVQGTSMGTTSDFDGNYTLEVPSGKELTYSYIGMHTQELPIYSSIINVRMEEDAQSLDEVVVTGYGTAAVGSVSPERALSGRAAGISIRGASSIDSTPEPLYIIDGVPIDNFTEGDLDENEIQDVEVLKGTNASSIYGNRGANGVVVITTKKSQMQEGATKTEFAIKKPYTILANGDITAIEVNTFKMPATYEYFAAPVLNDNVYLTASFKDWEQHQLLPGEANIYFEGTYAGKTVIDPYTTKKEMILSLGIEHNISVTRQQDRNFKSKPFVGSNRIVDRTYVLEVKNNKNTPISLKLMDRIPKSQNKEIKVDDVSTNNAKYDESKGLLTWNMTLGPKSVQKEIFSFQVKFPKGRYISL is encoded by the coding sequence ATGAAAAATACAGTTATCCTATTTTTATTGGCTCCCTTGTTTTTATTGGCCAACTCAACTAAAACCCCTTCCAAGATCAAGGAAGTAACTGTTTACCTGAGTGGAGCCCAGATTACCCGAACAGCTTCTTGTACGCTCCATGAGGGTTCCAACGAAGTAATATTTACTGGACTGTCCCATAAAATTGATGAAAGCAGCATTCAAATCTCTGGCCTGGGTCACGTTTCCATTTTATCCATTGCTTACGACATCAATTACCTCGAAAAATCCGAAAGCAATCCTAAAATCAAAGAATGGGAAGACCGCATAGAGGCATTGGAGTATGAAATCTCACTGCTAAAAAATACTATCGCTGGTCTCGAAGAAGAAGAAAAGGTGATTACCTCCAATCGAATCGTAAACGGGGACAGCCAAGTATTGGATTTGGAGCGTATGAAACAAATAGGTGCCTACTATCGTGAGCGAATTACGAAAATCAAAAATGAAATATTCAAGACCAACCTGAATATCAATAAATTCAATCTTGAAATCAATGATTTACGGCAACAACTGGCCGAAGCCAATAATGGTATCCAAACTCCACAGGGAGAAATCACCATCACTTTTGATGCACCTATTACCACAACTTTGAATGCTACGCTATCCTACTTGGTCAAAGACGCGGGATGGGTACCCAATTACGATATTAAATCCTCTGGTTTGAATGCTCCTATTTCTCTGGCATATAAAGGCAACGTATACCAAAATACGGGTCAGGATTGGAAGAACGTCAAAATTTCCCTCTCCACGGGAAACCCTCAATATAATATCAGCAAACCTACTATTGAGGCACATTATTTGAATTTTGTAAGTGCTTATAACAAAAGAAATGCTGCAACTACAAGCAAAAAGGGATATGCTTTTAACCCCTACGTTAAAAAAGTTACAGGAACTGTGACGGACGAATCCGGTGCACCCCTACCCGGTGTCAATATTGTAGTCCAGGGAACCTCTATGGGAACCACTTCGGATTTTGATGGAAATTATACGTTGGAGGTACCTTCCGGGAAAGAATTGACCTATTCCTACATTGGGATGCATACGCAAGAATTGCCCATCTACTCTTCCATTATAAATGTTCGTATGGAAGAAGATGCACAAAGTTTGGATGAAGTTGTCGTAACCGGATACGGCACGGCAGCAGTCGGTTCGGTTTCTCCTGAAAGAGCCTTAAGCGGTCGTGCAGCAGGAATTTCCATTAGAGGTGCGTCATCTATTGATAGTACACCAGAACCCTTATATATTATTGATGGAGTTCCTATTGATAATTTTACCGAAGGTGATTTGGACGAGAACGAAATCCAGGACGTTGAGGTCTTAAAAGGTACTAATGCCTCCTCCATATATGGAAACCGGGGTGCAAATGGCGTTGTTGTGATAACAACCAAAAAAAGCCAAATGCAGGAAGGAGCAACCAAAACAGAATTCGCCATAAAAAAGCCGTACACTATTTTGGCAAATGGGGATATAACCGCCATTGAGGTGAATACATTTAAAATGCCGGCCACTTATGAATACTTTGCCGCACCCGTTCTAAATGATAATGTTTATCTCACCGCAAGTTTCAAGGATTGGGAACAACATCAACTTTTACCGGGAGAAGCCAATATCTACTTTGAGGGAACCTATGCTGGTAAAACGGTAATAGATCCATATACTACTAAAAAAGAAATGATTCTATCCTTGGGCATTGAGCACAATATTTCCGTAACAAGGCAACAGGACCGAAATTTTAAAAGCAAACCCTTTGTTGGAAGCAATCGAATAGTGGATCGTACATATGTTTTGGAAGTTAAGAACAATAAAAATACCCCCATCAGTCTGAAGCTAATGGACCGAATACCAAAATCCCAGAACAAAGAGATTAAAGTGGATGATGTTAGTACCAACAATGCCAAGTACGACGAAAGCAAAGGCTTGTTAACGTGGAACATGACACTCGGGCCCAAATCCGTCCAGAAAGAAATCTTCTCCTTTCAAGTTAAATTCCCAAAAGGAAGATATATCTCGCTCTAA
- a CDS encoding TlpA disulfide reductase family protein → MKKLFTISLGVLLLASCKSDPKGYTLSGTITGEPENGTQIFLKTTDSINQLVDIDTATVENGLFTFNGNQEEPKMHYLFVDKVRGNVPVIVENGTIEVEFQKDSIDQATIKGTEQNDLFMDFLTQSRKLSERARSMQNDMRTAAQQQDTATVTALREEFIEFQEDAKNFNIDFAKNNPNAFVSVLVIGNLLATKAVPVDEVKSMFEGLTPEMKETEPAKKIAEQLENLKSTEIGAVAPDFSAPTPSGDVLALSDVTNNAKLTLVDFWAGWCRPCRAENPNIVSVYKKYHEKGFDVLGVSLDNKEDLWKNAIESDGLEWNHISNLQRFQDPIARLYNINAIPAAFLIDQNGVIVARDLRGPALEEKVAEILGKS, encoded by the coding sequence ATGAAAAAACTATTTACAATATCACTGGGAGTACTTTTGTTGGCTTCATGTAAATCCGACCCAAAAGGATATACGTTGAGCGGCACAATAACCGGGGAACCCGAAAATGGCACCCAAATATTTTTAAAAACCACCGATTCCATCAACCAGTTGGTAGATATCGATACCGCTACCGTTGAGAACGGGCTGTTTACCTTCAACGGGAATCAGGAAGAACCCAAAATGCATTATCTTTTTGTGGACAAAGTCCGGGGAAATGTACCCGTTATCGTTGAAAACGGCACCATTGAAGTTGAATTTCAAAAGGACAGCATTGACCAAGCTACCATAAAAGGTACGGAGCAAAACGACCTTTTTATGGACTTTTTGACCCAATCCAGAAAACTATCCGAGCGTGCTAGGTCCATGCAAAACGATATGCGTACGGCCGCCCAACAACAAGATACGGCTACCGTTACCGCGCTACGTGAAGAATTCATCGAATTCCAAGAGGACGCCAAAAACTTTAATATCGATTTTGCCAAAAACAATCCAAATGCCTTCGTATCCGTATTGGTCATAGGCAACCTTTTGGCCACCAAGGCCGTACCTGTTGATGAAGTAAAATCAATGTTTGAGGGCCTTACCCCTGAAATGAAGGAAACTGAGCCGGCAAAGAAAATTGCAGAGCAGTTGGAAAACTTAAAATCAACAGAAATTGGAGCCGTAGCCCCGGATTTCTCGGCCCCTACTCCATCTGGTGATGTATTGGCGCTCAGCGATGTTACCAACAACGCAAAGCTTACCTTGGTGGATTTTTGGGCCGGTTGGTGCAGACCTTGTCGTGCCGAGAATCCGAACATTGTATCGGTGTATAAAAAATATCACGAAAAGGGGTTCGATGTTTTGGGTGTGTCCCTGGACAACAAAGAGGACCTTTGGAAGAACGCCATCGAATCCGATGGTCTAGAGTGGAACCACATTTCCAACCTTCAACGTTTTCAAGACCCTATCGCGCGTTTATATAATATCAATGCCATTCCTGCGGCCTTTTTAATAGACCAGAACGGAGTGATCGTAGCAAGAGACCTACGAGGCCCGGCCTTGGAAGAAAAAGTAGCTGAAATACTCGGCAAGAGCTAG
- a CDS encoding UDP-2,3-diacylglucosamine diphosphatase codes for MKKRKIELAVISDVHLGTYGCHAEELITYLNSIQPKKLILNGDIIDIWQFSKRYFPPSHLKVLRKIIGMASKGVEVYYITGNHDEMLRKFSNTSMGNFKVMDKLVLNLDGKKAWIFHGDVFDVSIQNAKWLAKLGGYGYDLLILINSFLNWCLAKMGREKYSLSKKIKNSVKGAVKYINNFEKTAAELAIENEYDYVVCGHIHQPKKEVYENKYGSCTYLNSGDWVENLTALEYSFKRWKIYHYNHDRLSPFFMDEDLKEMDMNDLIASITDKEVNIEDVAEDHFSETEEENIENDYLDDKGLSQD; via the coding sequence TTGAAAAAAAGGAAGATAGAATTGGCCGTAATCTCGGATGTACATCTGGGAACCTATGGTTGCCACGCAGAAGAACTCATCACGTACCTCAATAGTATTCAGCCCAAAAAGTTGATTTTAAATGGTGATATTATTGATATTTGGCAGTTTAGCAAACGGTATTTCCCTCCTTCCCACCTTAAGGTCCTAAGGAAAATAATCGGGATGGCATCCAAGGGTGTCGAGGTTTACTATATTACTGGCAATCACGATGAAATGCTCCGTAAGTTCAGTAATACTTCAATGGGAAACTTTAAGGTTATGGACAAGTTGGTGCTCAACCTGGATGGCAAAAAGGCATGGATTTTTCACGGTGATGTGTTCGATGTTTCCATACAAAATGCAAAATGGCTGGCCAAGCTTGGCGGTTATGGGTACGACCTTCTTATTTTGATCAACAGCTTTCTGAACTGGTGTTTGGCCAAAATGGGCCGCGAGAAGTATTCGTTATCCAAAAAAATAAAGAACAGTGTCAAAGGTGCCGTCAAGTACATCAATAATTTTGAAAAGACCGCTGCAGAACTTGCTATAGAAAATGAGTATGATTATGTGGTTTGCGGCCATATCCATCAACCTAAAAAAGAGGTGTACGAAAACAAATATGGCAGTTGTACCTATCTCAATTCCGGGGATTGGGTAGAAAATTTGACCGCCTTGGAATATTCGTTCAAACGATGGAAAATTTACCACTATAACCACGATAGGCTCTCCCCGTTTTTTATGGACGAAGATCTAAAGGAAATGGACATGAACGACCTCATTGCCTCGATCACCGACAAAGAGGTGAACATTGAGGACGTGGCCGAAGACCATTTTAGCGAAACCGAAGAAGAGAATATCGAGAACGATTACCTAGATGACAAGGGCCTGTCTCAGGATTGA
- a CDS encoding thiol-disulfide oxidoreductase DCC family protein gives MENKKIILFDGVCNLCNNSVQFVIKRDKKDIFRYAALQSEIGEQLVKQRHIDTSKVDSIILIEPGVAYYTKSDAALEIAQELGGLWKLTAVFTWIPTSVRNAIYDFVAKNRYKWFGKQEACMIPTPELKAKFLD, from the coding sequence ATGGAAAATAAAAAAATAATCTTGTTCGATGGCGTTTGCAACTTGTGCAACAACTCCGTCCAGTTTGTCATCAAAAGGGACAAAAAGGATATATTCCGCTATGCAGCTTTGCAAAGCGAGATTGGCGAGCAATTGGTAAAACAACGCCACATAGACACCAGTAAGGTGGATTCCATCATCCTTATTGAGCCGGGCGTGGCCTACTACACCAAATCGGATGCCGCCTTGGAAATTGCACAGGAACTTGGAGGATTATGGAAACTTACAGCAGTTTTTACATGGATCCCCACATCTGTCCGCAACGCTATTTATGATTTTGTCGCCAAAAACCGTTACAAATGGTTCGGCAAACAGGAAGCCTGTATGATTCCCACACCGGAATTAAAGGCCAAGTTTTTGGACTGA